One segment of Pseudodesulfovibrio sp. 5S69 DNA contains the following:
- the thiS gene encoding sulfur carrier protein ThiS: MYVTINGKAAELDEPLTILALLESRAIAPQAVVVERNGEIVPGERFGEVSLDDGDHLEVLRFVGGG, translated from the coding sequence ATGTACGTCACCATCAACGGCAAGGCGGCGGAGCTTGACGAGCCCCTGACTATTCTCGCTTTGCTTGAATCAAGAGCGATCGCGCCCCAGGCCGTGGTCGTCGAACGCAACGGGGAAATCGTTCCCGGCGAGCGGTTCGGCGAAGTGAGTCTGGACGACGGCGACCATCTGGAAGTTCTCCGCTTCGTAGGCGGGGGTTAG